A DNA window from Paenibacillus andongensis contains the following coding sequences:
- a CDS encoding MarR family winged helix-turn-helix transcriptional regulator has translation MRVYSDEFGKLWLKLSKELKNQMEVGLAPTITEGQLNVLELLMTNERMKPSDLIEYLSTTPAAVTTLLDRMEKGELIVRERDEKDRRIVWVNVTDKGKAECERGMRIREQLLDSYLSRVSAHNQKLLIYLLGKVAN, from the coding sequence ATGAGGGTGTATTCTGATGAATTTGGGAAGCTATGGTTGAAATTGTCTAAGGAATTGAAGAACCAGATGGAGGTAGGATTAGCCCCTACTATTACTGAAGGACAGCTTAACGTGTTAGAGCTGCTTATGACGAATGAACGGATGAAGCCTTCTGATTTAATCGAATATTTATCCACAACACCAGCAGCTGTGACAACATTGTTAGATCGGATGGAGAAAGGTGAATTGATCGTAAGGGAGCGGGATGAGAAAGACCGCCGCATCGTTTGGGTCAACGTCACGGATAAAGGAAAGGCGGAATGCGAGCGAGGTATGAGAATCCGGGAACAACTTTTGGATTCGTACCTGAGCCGCGTTTCCGCCCATAATCAGAAATTGCTTATTTATTTGCTTGGGAAGGTCGCCAATTAA
- a CDS encoding RluA family pseudouridine synthase yields the protein MAASRDGSGASQIPILFEDNHILVVEKPVNMPTQEDDSRDPDLLNVLKADLKQRHNKPGNVYLGLVHRLDRPVGGVMVFAKTSKAASRLSDAVRTRQLDKTYVAVVHGKPPQPSATLRHWLWKDTRTNTVSVVREGQQDAKEAVLDYKLLGSQDGLSLIQIKLHTGRPHQIRVQLAAIGCTLYGDQRYGSAVNKPGQQLALWATALAFEHPTLKETLRFRSLPPLQRPWSEFTLPEL from the coding sequence GTGGCAGCATCTAGAGATGGCTCGGGAGCATCACAAATTCCGATACTGTTCGAAGACAACCACATTCTTGTGGTGGAGAAGCCCGTCAACATGCCTACGCAGGAAGACGATTCTCGCGATCCTGATCTGCTGAATGTACTGAAGGCAGATCTGAAGCAGCGTCATAACAAGCCCGGCAATGTATACCTCGGGCTTGTACACCGGCTTGATCGTCCCGTTGGCGGTGTGATGGTATTCGCCAAAACGTCAAAAGCCGCGTCCCGGCTATCTGACGCGGTAAGAACGAGGCAGCTCGACAAGACGTACGTCGCTGTCGTGCATGGCAAGCCGCCACAGCCGTCCGCTACGCTGCGTCACTGGCTTTGGAAAGACACGCGGACAAATACCGTCAGCGTGGTCAGAGAAGGCCAGCAGGACGCCAAGGAGGCTGTGCTGGACTATAAGCTGCTCGGCAGCCAAGACGGGCTCAGCTTGATCCAGATCAAGCTGCACACCGGGCGGCCGCATCAAATCCGCGTGCAGCTGGCAGCCATCGGCTGCACGCTCTACGGCGACCAGCGCTACGGCAGCGCGGTCAACAAGCCCGGCCAGCAGCTTGCGCTGTGGGCCACGGCTCTTGCCTTTGAGCATCCTACGCTCAAAGAGACGCTGCGCTTTCGGTCGCTGCCGCCGTTGCAGCGGCCCTGGAGCGAATTTACACTCCCAGAGCTGTAA
- a CDS encoding peptidylprolyl isomerase has product MKDKVKGLIIGLTIGSVLSGTVAFAANSQIEVAFRSLKYMFDGVEKAPSDGKGFIYEGSTYVPLRFVSEALGKKVEWDEENGTIWIGNNPNHVVATYKGGTVTKGEFDTFFALQALFNGAHAASKDDPKYQTSMITQLIQNRILFSKASEADQNAAKDGAVKQIADWKNQFGEAKFLEDLKKVNTTVADLQYFLVGNIGAQNYIKSSISDAQLKAKYDETLKADKDAYTIASVRHILIGLNDPSSSDNKVIRTKEEALKRAKEVQQKLKNGEDFAKLAKEYSDDPGSKDAGGLYADADVSQWVPEFKKAAIEQTIGTIGEPIATDFGYHVIKVEARSVKSFDSVKDQLKASLEQSQFQQFVEKELPGLIEKIDLGQ; this is encoded by the coding sequence ATGAAAGATAAAGTAAAGGGTCTTATAATTGGTTTAACGATCGGTTCCGTATTAAGCGGGACCGTAGCTTTTGCAGCGAACAGTCAGATTGAAGTAGCATTCCGAAGTCTTAAGTATATGTTTGACGGTGTTGAGAAAGCACCTTCCGATGGAAAAGGATTTATTTACGAAGGCTCAACTTATGTACCTCTTAGATTCGTAAGTGAAGCACTAGGCAAAAAGGTCGAGTGGGACGAAGAGAATGGAACCATTTGGATCGGAAACAATCCTAATCATGTAGTTGCAACTTACAAGGGTGGAACTGTCACCAAGGGCGAATTTGATACTTTCTTTGCCTTGCAAGCTCTCTTCAATGGAGCTCATGCTGCTTCTAAAGATGACCCGAAGTATCAAACAAGCATGATTACACAATTAATTCAAAACCGAATCCTTTTCAGTAAAGCATCCGAAGCCGACCAGAACGCTGCCAAAGACGGTGCTGTTAAACAAATCGCTGATTGGAAAAACCAATTTGGTGAAGCGAAATTCCTGGAAGATTTGAAAAAGGTGAACACGACAGTCGCTGATCTTCAATATTTCCTAGTTGGCAATATCGGTGCACAAAATTATATCAAGTCCAGCATTTCTGATGCCCAATTAAAAGCCAAATATGATGAAACACTTAAAGCAGATAAAGATGCTTATACCATTGCTTCCGTGCGTCACATTTTAATTGGATTGAATGACCCATCAAGCTCAGACAACAAAGTTATTCGTACGAAAGAGGAAGCACTCAAACGAGCAAAAGAAGTACAACAGAAGCTTAAGAACGGTGAAGATTTTGCTAAGTTAGCCAAAGAATACTCAGATGACCCAGGCTCCAAAGATGCAGGAGGTCTTTATGCGGATGCTGATGTAAGTCAGTGGGTACCTGAGTTTAAGAAAGCAGCTATCGAGCAAACGATCGGAACAATTGGTGAACCTATTGCGACAGATTTTGGCTATCACGTTATTAAAGTAGAAGCCAGATCTGTTAAATCCTTTGATTCTGTGAAAGATCAGCTGAAAGCTTCGCTTGAACAATCGCAATTTCAACAATTTGTAGAAAAAGAACTGCCAGGTTTGATTGAAAAGATCGATTTAGGTCAATAA
- the gyrA gene encoding DNA gyrase subunit A — MNILEEFLPAYLEEIVGDRFGRYSKYIIQDRAIPDVRDGLKPVQRRVLYAMYDSGNTPDKPYRKSAKTVGDVMGNYHPHGDASIYDGMVRMAQPWKMGHTLVDGHGNWGSLDDDPPAAMRYTEARLSEIAMELLRDIEKRTVMFKDNFDNSTKEPVVLPARYPNLLVNGVSGISAGFATEIPPHNLREIIDACTAMIDKPEITVEELMTIVKGPDFPTSGIIMGEEGIREAYRTGKGRIYIRSKTAIEDMRGGRQQIVITEIPYQVVKSRLVTAMENIRLEKKIEGIAEVRDESGRNGLRIVVELKKEADAQGILAYLLKKTDLQVTYNFNMVAIVNKAPRQLGIREILEAYIEHQKEVVTFRSQYELEKAEDRAHVLEGLVKALNILDEVIATIKASKNRQDAQNNLVEKFGFSDRQADAILVLQLYRLTNLEITTLEKELKDVEKTIAYLRGILGSLKKLLGVIKDEMGEIRKKYGIDRRSDIQGEVEELKVNLEVLVNAEDVLVTLSNEGYLKRTSKLSFTRSGGELENTGLKEGDYLRFLLDVNTIESLLIFTKKGQYYLLPVHQVPEYKWKENGTAIVNVIPIAKEDRIVNVIPVKGFEDPTKSLVFVTRKGQVKRTELKEYMTNRSNGIVACKLGEHDEVLHVHLSDNTKEILLVTKQGMSIRFREEEVNPMGRAAAGVRGIQLKEDDEVVSAEWIYGDEGEVLVISDLGYAKRSLVVDYPIQGRGGKGILTFEFKEGKRVRPNGSTLIRTFIVKMDYLITAVMSNGEKLRFSTETAPLEDRKAQGKQLIPVSKTDAIVEILRFPQS, encoded by the coding sequence ATGAACATATTAGAAGAGTTTTTACCTGCCTATCTGGAGGAGATCGTTGGCGATCGTTTCGGGCGTTATTCTAAATATATTATTCAGGATCGCGCGATTCCAGATGTAAGAGATGGTTTGAAACCTGTACAACGACGTGTATTGTACGCGATGTACGACTCTGGCAATACCCCTGATAAGCCTTATCGTAAATCGGCCAAAACCGTCGGTGATGTCATGGGGAATTACCATCCGCACGGAGATGCTTCCATTTATGATGGTATGGTTCGTATGGCGCAGCCGTGGAAGATGGGCCACACCCTTGTGGATGGCCATGGTAACTGGGGATCACTGGATGATGATCCGCCGGCTGCTATGCGTTACACAGAGGCCAGATTATCTGAGATCGCGATGGAACTTCTGCGTGATATCGAGAAACGTACGGTCATGTTCAAGGATAATTTCGATAATTCCACAAAGGAGCCCGTTGTGCTCCCTGCGCGGTATCCGAACTTACTTGTAAATGGTGTTAGTGGGATTTCGGCTGGATTTGCAACGGAAATTCCTCCACATAATTTGCGGGAAATCATCGATGCTTGTACAGCCATGATCGACAAGCCTGAGATTACCGTCGAAGAATTGATGACAATTGTCAAAGGACCCGACTTCCCTACTTCTGGCATTATCATGGGTGAAGAAGGCATTCGCGAAGCTTATCGCACAGGAAAAGGCCGTATTTACATACGTTCCAAAACAGCGATAGAAGATATGCGCGGCGGCAGACAACAAATAGTAATCACGGAGATCCCTTATCAAGTTGTCAAATCTCGTCTGGTAACGGCCATGGAGAACATTCGGCTTGAGAAGAAAATTGAAGGAATTGCCGAAGTACGCGATGAAAGCGGTCGTAATGGGTTACGGATCGTCGTGGAGCTTAAGAAGGAAGCTGATGCCCAGGGTATTTTGGCTTACTTACTGAAGAAGACAGACTTGCAAGTGACCTACAATTTCAATATGGTTGCGATTGTGAATAAAGCGCCTCGTCAATTGGGTATTCGTGAAATCCTTGAAGCTTACATTGAGCATCAGAAGGAAGTTGTCACGTTCCGTTCTCAATACGAGCTCGAGAAAGCTGAGGACCGCGCACATGTGTTAGAGGGGCTTGTCAAAGCTCTTAACATTTTGGACGAAGTTATCGCAACGATAAAAGCTTCCAAGAATCGGCAAGATGCGCAAAATAACCTTGTTGAGAAGTTTGGATTTTCAGACCGACAAGCAGATGCTATTCTTGTTTTGCAATTATACCGATTAACGAATTTAGAAATCACAACGCTTGAAAAAGAGTTGAAAGATGTTGAGAAAACGATTGCCTATTTACGTGGTATTCTTGGCAGCTTGAAGAAGCTGTTGGGCGTTATCAAAGATGAAATGGGCGAAATCCGCAAGAAATATGGCATTGACCGCCGCTCAGATATTCAAGGTGAAGTGGAAGAACTGAAAGTTAATCTTGAGGTACTCGTGAACGCGGAGGACGTCCTGGTTACGTTGTCCAATGAAGGTTACTTGAAACGGACGAGCAAGCTTTCCTTCACACGTTCAGGCGGAGAACTCGAGAATACAGGGCTGAAGGAAGGCGATTACTTGCGCTTCCTGCTCGACGTGAATACGATCGAAAGCTTGCTGATCTTCACGAAGAAAGGTCAATATTACTTACTGCCTGTCCATCAAGTGCCTGAGTATAAGTGGAAAGAGAACGGTACCGCGATCGTAAATGTCATTCCTATTGCCAAGGAAGATCGCATTGTAAACGTTATTCCAGTGAAGGGCTTTGAGGATCCGACCAAGTCGCTTGTGTTCGTCACACGCAAAGGACAAGTGAAGCGTACAGAGCTGAAAGAATATATGACGAACCGCTCCAACGGAATCGTGGCTTGTAAGCTCGGTGAGCATGACGAAGTCCTTCATGTACATCTAAGTGATAATACGAAAGAAATCTTGCTTGTCACGAAGCAGGGCATGAGCATCCGTTTCCGTGAGGAAGAAGTGAACCCGATGGGCCGTGCGGCCGCGGGTGTGCGCGGCATCCAGCTCAAGGAGGACGATGAAGTCGTCTCAGCCGAGTGGATTTATGGGGATGAAGGGGAAGTGCTGGTCATTTCGGACCTCGGGTATGCAAAGCGTTCCCTAGTCGTGGACTATCCCATCCAAGGACGCGGCGGGAAGGGCATACTTACCTTCGAATTTAAAGAAGGCAAGCGTGTGAGACCTAACGGTTCAACCTTAATACGAACATTTATCGTGAAGATGGATTATCTCATTACGGCTGTCATGAGTAATGGGGAGAAGCTGCGTTTCTCAACAGAGACAGCACCTCTGGAGGATCGGAAAGCACAAGGCAAACAACTTATTCCTGTTTCCAAAACAGATGCGATCGTAGAGATCCTGAGATTCCCTCAATCATAG
- a CDS encoding class I SAM-dependent methyltransferase: protein MFYAKDWVDYELLDTGGGEKLERWGTIVLRRPDPQIIWPLQKETPAWRQADAHYHRSSSGGGQWEQRAELPERWTINYDQKLSFYIKPTSFKHTGLFPEQAVNWKWMMDKIQGAGRPIKVLNLFAYTGGASLACAYAGAEVCHVDASKGVVQWAKENLHLSGLGSRPVRFITDDVFKFVQREQRRGSKYDAIIMDPPSYGRGPNGETWKLEDDLFPFIETCQSILTDNPLFLLINSYTTGISATVLQNILSMSMKAKHGGTISSGEIGLPITHSGLMLPCGILGRWEA from the coding sequence ATGTTTTATGCAAAAGACTGGGTTGATTATGAGCTCCTCGATACTGGCGGCGGCGAAAAGCTCGAGCGTTGGGGCACGATCGTACTAAGAAGACCAGACCCGCAAATCATTTGGCCGCTACAAAAAGAAACACCGGCCTGGCGTCAAGCTGACGCCCATTATCACCGCAGTTCCAGCGGCGGCGGACAATGGGAGCAGCGCGCAGAGCTTCCTGAGCGCTGGACGATTAATTATGACCAGAAGTTGTCCTTCTATATTAAGCCAACCAGCTTCAAGCATACGGGCTTATTCCCTGAACAAGCCGTCAACTGGAAATGGATGATGGACAAAATCCAAGGAGCTGGACGTCCAATCAAGGTATTGAACCTGTTTGCTTATACAGGCGGAGCCTCACTGGCTTGCGCTTACGCAGGTGCCGAAGTTTGCCATGTGGATGCCTCCAAAGGAGTCGTTCAATGGGCAAAGGAAAATCTGCATCTGAGCGGCCTTGGCAGCCGTCCTGTTCGATTTATTACGGATGACGTGTTCAAATTCGTACAAAGAGAACAGCGCCGCGGAAGCAAATACGATGCGATCATCATGGATCCGCCTTCCTACGGACGTGGACCAAACGGTGAGACTTGGAAATTAGAAGATGATCTCTTCCCTTTCATTGAGACCTGCCAATCGATTCTGACAGACAATCCGTTGTTCCTGTTGATCAACTCTTATACAACGGGAATCTCGGCAACTGTGCTTCAGAACATTTTAAGCATGTCGATGAAAGCCAAGCATGGCGGCACGATCTCCAGTGGCGAAATCGGCCTGCCGATCACCCACTCTGGGTTGATGCTCCCTTGCGGTATTCTGGGACGCTGGGAGGCGTAA
- the glgB gene encoding 1,4-alpha-glucan branching protein GlgB — translation MGANVGIPSPEDLFLLHEGSLYHSYRILGAHVSKTKGQEGVRFAVWAPHAKQICLLGDFNSWQSGIHRMEKFSTLGLWILFVPEAREGDYYKFEIHSETGQILLKADPYAFYSELRPGTASRVVDLEGYEWQDQAWQQQKKESPAYNKPLSIYEVHLGTWRKKERHSEDLYTYDQLAEELVDYAVEMGYTHIELMPLAEHPYDRSWGYQATGYFSVTSRHGAPKEFMHFVDRCHQKGIGVIMDWVPGHFCKDSHGLRQFDGKPLYEYENPRKAEKLEWGTLTFDFGRPEVQAFLISNAVFWMDMYHIDGIRVDAVASMLHLNFGRWSEEPIKNQWGGDDNPEAIAFLRKLNQVVFSFYPDALMMAEDSTDWPLVTAPVHDGGLGFNYKWNMGWMNDMLRYMKLDPINRKYHHKLITFSFMYAFSENYVLPLSHDEVVHGKRSLLHKMPGDYWQKFANLRVLYGYMTGHPGKKLLFMGSEFGQFDEWKDLEELDWFLLEGYEKHSQMHHYVKALNQFYLDQPALWQLDHHPDGFQWINPHDESQSVVTFMRKGKLPEDDLILVCNFTPVVHPDYRIGVPRHGVYEVVFNSDAPEFGGSGQGNTEPISSEKRSWHGLPNSLALCIPPLAAVYIKCVSEFQTVIDEVEGGNQICAVKNVLPCSLLEEKDED, via the coding sequence GTGGGGGCAAATGTTGGAATACCTAGCCCAGAAGATTTGTTTCTGCTTCATGAAGGATCCCTTTACCACAGTTATCGCATCTTAGGGGCGCATGTAAGCAAAACAAAAGGACAAGAGGGAGTTCGTTTTGCGGTATGGGCACCTCATGCCAAACAGATTTGCTTGCTTGGTGATTTCAACAGTTGGCAATCGGGGATTCACCGTATGGAGAAGTTTAGTACTCTTGGCTTATGGATATTATTCGTTCCAGAAGCAAGGGAAGGCGATTATTACAAGTTTGAAATTCATAGCGAGACGGGTCAGATTTTGTTGAAAGCAGACCCGTATGCCTTTTATTCGGAATTACGTCCGGGTACCGCATCGCGTGTCGTTGATCTAGAAGGTTACGAATGGCAGGATCAGGCATGGCAGCAGCAGAAAAAGGAAAGCCCCGCTTACAATAAGCCACTATCCATTTATGAGGTTCATCTAGGTACATGGCGCAAAAAGGAACGACATAGTGAAGACTTATATACCTATGATCAGCTTGCTGAAGAGCTAGTCGATTATGCAGTTGAGATGGGGTATACACACATTGAATTAATGCCGCTTGCAGAACATCCGTATGACCGTTCATGGGGTTATCAAGCAACAGGTTATTTCTCCGTAACGAGCCGCCATGGTGCTCCAAAGGAGTTCATGCATTTCGTTGACCGGTGTCATCAGAAGGGTATTGGGGTCATTATGGATTGGGTCCCTGGCCATTTCTGTAAGGACAGTCATGGACTTAGGCAATTTGATGGCAAGCCTTTGTATGAATACGAAAACCCGCGTAAAGCTGAGAAGTTGGAGTGGGGTACACTTACTTTCGATTTTGGTCGACCCGAAGTACAAGCCTTTTTAATTTCAAATGCTGTATTTTGGATGGACATGTACCATATTGATGGGATAAGAGTGGATGCTGTAGCTTCCATGCTGCACTTGAATTTTGGCAGATGGAGCGAGGAACCGATCAAGAATCAATGGGGTGGGGATGATAATCCCGAAGCGATCGCATTCCTGCGCAAGCTGAATCAGGTCGTCTTCTCTTTCTACCCTGATGCATTGATGATGGCCGAGGATTCTACCGATTGGCCGCTCGTTACTGCGCCTGTCCATGATGGAGGTCTCGGATTTAATTATAAGTGGAACATGGGTTGGATGAACGATATGCTGCGATATATGAAATTAGATCCTATTAATCGCAAGTATCATCACAAGCTGATCACGTTCTCATTCATGTATGCTTTTAGTGAGAATTATGTACTTCCGCTTTCGCACGATGAAGTTGTGCATGGCAAACGTTCGCTCCTTCACAAGATGCCAGGCGATTATTGGCAGAAATTTGCTAATCTACGCGTTCTATATGGGTATATGACGGGTCACCCTGGTAAAAAGCTGCTGTTTATGGGCAGTGAGTTCGGTCAATTCGACGAATGGAAAGATCTTGAAGAACTCGATTGGTTTTTACTTGAAGGCTACGAAAAACATAGTCAAATGCATCACTATGTCAAGGCACTAAATCAATTTTATTTGGACCAGCCGGCGTTGTGGCAGTTGGATCATCATCCGGATGGGTTCCAGTGGATCAACCCTCATGATGAGAGCCAGAGCGTTGTGACTTTTATGCGTAAAGGGAAATTGCCTGAGGATGACTTGATTCTCGTATGTAATTTCACCCCTGTCGTACACCCGGATTACCGGATTGGCGTTCCACGCCATGGTGTGTACGAAGTCGTATTTAACAGCGATGCACCCGAGTTTGGAGGTTCTGGTCAAGGTAACACAGAGCCAATATCCAGTGAAAAGCGGTCATGGCACGGGCTGCCTAATAGTTTAGCGTTGTGTATTCCGCCGCTTGCGGCTGTTTATATAAAATGTGTGAGTGAATTCCAAACTGTGATTGACGAAGTTGAAGGGGGAAATCAGATATGCGCAGTAAAGAATGTGTTGCCATGCTCCTTGCTGGAGGAGAAGGACGAAGATTAG